The genomic segment TCATCTTCTTAGTAATATTTTTTTAGAAAAACCGAATAAGATTTTTTTTCCTATTTTTACCGCAATTATTTTAAACTGATTTTTTAAAGGGGGGTTCTATAAATACATTCGCATTAAGATTTTTCTCAATAGCTTGTGCCTCCGCTAAAGCTTCAGCGACACGCGGACGGCTATTCAGAAAAATTTGTGCCTTGCATCTTATTCATTATCTTTGTTTCTTAAAAGAAATGTATTTATAGAACCCCCCTAAAGAGAGTAACTTTTATTAATTAAAATTAACTTTATGCTTGAACATCTAAAAGTCCTTGATGAAATAAGACTCAATTTTAGTCAAAGTAGTTTAATGGTATTAAATATAACCCTTGCATTAATTATGTTTGGTGTTGCCTTAGAAATTAAAATTGAGCATTTTAAAAAATTATTTAAAGCTCCGAAATCTGCTTTTGTTGGAATATTTTCTCAATTTATTGCTCTTCCTGCAATCACATTTTTAGTTGTTATTTTAATGAAAGAGTATATTACTCCTACTGTGGCAATGGGAATGATACTTATTGCAGCTTGTCCGGGAGGAAATATTTCTAATTTTATTTCTTCACTCGCCAAAGGTAATGTGGCATTGTCAGTTAGTCTTACTGCTTTTGCAACAATAACTTCAATATTTATGACACCCTTAAATTTTGCCTTTTGGGGTGGCTTATACACTAAACATCTTTCAAGAGTTGATGCAACTTCTTTGTTACAACCTTTAGAAATTCCTTTAGGTCAAGTATTTCAAACAGTTTTTATTCTCCTTGGAATTCCATTAATTCTTGGAATGCTTTTTAATTGGAAATTTCCTAAAACAACTATGAGGATTGTTAAAACAGTAAAAACCATATCAATAGTAACTTTTGCAGCAATTGTTATTTTAGCCTTTATGAATAATTATGAATATTTTGCTACGAATATAAAATATATTTTTATTTTGGTTTTGTTACATAATGTAGTAGCTTTATCAACAGGCTATTCTATAGCTTCATTCTTTTTATTGAATAATTTTGATAAAAGATCAATTACAATTGAAACAGGAATTCAAAATTCGGGTTTAGGACTTGTGCTTTTGTTTAATCCAAAAATATTTCCTCCTGAATTAGCAATTGGCGGAATGGCATTTATTGCGGCATGGTGGGGGATTTGGCATATTCTTGCAGGATTAGGTATTGCAGGTGTCTGGTCTAAAATTCCAATGAAAAATAAATAATATTTTTAAAAAGTTTTAATTAAAATTTTAAGCTTTATGAGTAGAAAAAATATTTCAAGATGGTCATTTCGTTATGCTTTGTTGAAAATATATACAGGCTTTTTTCATAATTTTATTTTTTACAAAAAAATTGAAGTTGCAGGGAAAGAAAATATTCCCAAAAATCAGGCTTTGATTTTTTCTTCAAATCATCAAAATGCCTTGATGGACCCTCTTGCGGTAATTTTTAATATTAAAGGACAACCTGTTTATCTTGCTCGTTCAGACATCTTTGGGAATTCGATAATAGATAGTGTGCTGACACTTATAAAAATTTTACCGATTTATCGTATAAGAGATGGTGCTGAATCTTTGAAAAAAAATGACGAAGTTTTTGATGATACTGTAAGGATTTTAAAGAATAAAAAATACTTGGCAATTTTACCTGAAGGTAATCATGCTGGTTTTAGAAAATTGAGAATTTTTAAAAAAGGTATTTCCAGAATTGTTTTTAAAGCAGAGGAGGCGACTGATTTTAAATTAGATATAAAAGTTGTTCCCATTGGTTTGGATTATGATAACTATACGGCTTTTCGAACTAAATTGTTTATCAATTTTGGCAAACCGATTGACGTTTCTCAGTTTTTTGATTTGTATAAAGAAAACGCAAACAAAGGAATGAATGCCTTAAAAGCTGAGTTACACGATAGAATAAGTGAGCTAATGATCGATATTCAGAATGATGAATATTATGATACATACATGCATCTTAGGGAGATTTATTCAAATATTTATAAAAATAAATTTAAAGAGGTAAAGGGAAATTTACATTCTAAATTTGTTGCTGATAAATCAATGATTAAAAAACTTGATGATTTTAATTTAAGCGATGCAAAGGGAATGGAAGAGTTAAGCAAAAAAGTTGTAACCTATTGGAAAGGAGTTTCTGATTTGAAAATAGAAAATTGCTTATTTGAAAAAAAGAAAATTAAATTATCTAATTTGTTTTTCCGATTAATAGGAATGTTGCTTTTATTACCATTTTATCTTTGGGGAACAATCTTCAATTATATACCCTACAAAATTCCTGTTTTGGCAACCAAAAAAATTAAAGATTTGCAATTTCACAGTTCTTTTACCTATGCTCTTCATCTTTTTTCCTTCCCTATATTTTATTTAATATGGATATTGATTTTTCGTAGTTTTACTGAGATTCTTTGGGTAAAATTTGCTTTTGCCGCATTACTTCCGATTACAGGATTATTTGCATTTGAATATTTTAATTGGTTTATTAAATTAAAAGCATTGTGGACTTTTAATTACCTGCAAATAAAAAAGGATAGTAGAATTAGAAAGTTGGTAGAACTTAGAAAGGAAATTATTGAAATAATGAATAAGGTTACAAAATAAGAACCTCCCTTTAGTAAAATTCAATGCATTACATAAAAATAATCTCAAGGGAGGTTCTATAAATACATTCGCATTAAGATTTTCAGAGTTTTTTATAGACAATGAAAATTTTTGAAGCAATATCGGGATAATGTAAAAAAATTTGAAGAAGTATATGAAAAACTCTTAAAACCCTTTGGGAACAAAGATAATAAACAATCTGACTGCGTTAAAATTTTTCTCAATAGCTAATGCTATTCAGAAAAATTTGTGCCTTGCATCTTATTCATTATCTTTGTTTCTTAAAAGAAATGTATTTATAGAACCTCCCTCAATTAAGATTAATCTCAAGATTAGCATCAGGTCCTTCAATTTCTGCAATTGCTTTGATTGGAGATAAAGAACCGTATAAAACACTCATTATTCCGGGCAAGTAAGTATCCATCATAAATAAGTTTGTAATAATAATATTCTCAATAAGTTTTTCTGAAATATCAAAAAGGTCATCATAAAACATACTGGTTTTAAATCGAATTTTTCCTGTATCGTAATTCAATTCAAAATCACCAATTACAAGACCATAGTTTACTCTTGAAATAAACTCAGCTATATCGTTTGTTTTATTTTTAAATGCTAGAACTGTTGAGTATGAAAGAAATATCAGTTGATTTTTTTCTTCTCTTACATCAACAACACAGTCAATTTTGCCGTTGTTAGCATTT from the Bacteroidota bacterium genome contains:
- a CDS encoding bile acid:sodium symporter family protein; its protein translation is MLEHLKVLDEIRLNFSQSSLMVLNITLALIMFGVALEIKIEHFKKLFKAPKSAFVGIFSQFIALPAITFLVVILMKEYITPTVAMGMILIAACPGGNISNFISSLAKGNVALSVSLTAFATITSIFMTPLNFAFWGGLYTKHLSRVDATSLLQPLEIPLGQVFQTVFILLGIPLILGMLFNWKFPKTTMRIVKTVKTISIVTFAAIVILAFMNNYEYFATNIKYIFILVLLHNVVALSTGYSIASFFLLNNFDKRSITIETGIQNSGLGLVLLFNPKIFPPELAIGGMAFIAAWWGIWHILAGLGIAGVWSKIPMKNK
- a CDS encoding 1-acyl-sn-glycerol-3-phosphate acyltransferase; this encodes MSRKNISRWSFRYALLKIYTGFFHNFIFYKKIEVAGKENIPKNQALIFSSNHQNALMDPLAVIFNIKGQPVYLARSDIFGNSIIDSVLTLIKILPIYRIRDGAESLKKNDEVFDDTVRILKNKKYLAILPEGNHAGFRKLRIFKKGISRIVFKAEEATDFKLDIKVVPIGLDYDNYTAFRTKLFINFGKPIDVSQFFDLYKENANKGMNALKAELHDRISELMIDIQNDEYYDTYMHLREIYSNIYKNKFKEVKGNLHSKFVADKSMIKKLDDFNLSDAKGMEELSKKVVTYWKGVSDLKIENCLFEKKKIKLSNLFFRLIGMLLLLPFYLWGTIFNYIPYKIPVLATKKIKDLQFHSSFTYALHLFSFPIFYLIWILIFRSFTEILWVKFAFAALLPITGLFAFEYFNWFIKLKALWTFNYLQIKKDSRIRKLVELRKEIIEIMNKVTK
- a CDS encoding YbjN domain-containing protein, whose translation is MYQAVKRYLESKEWKFQEIEGKTIIHFGVNANNGKIDCVVDVREEKNQLIFLSYSTVLAFKNKTNDIAEFISRVNYGLVIGDFELNYDTGKIRFKTSMFYDDLFDISEKLIENIIITNLFMMDTYLPGIMSVLYGSLSPIKAIAEIEGPDANLEINLN